One genomic segment of Mytilus trossulus isolate FHL-02 chromosome 4, PNRI_Mtr1.1.1.hap1, whole genome shotgun sequence includes these proteins:
- the LOC134716742 gene encoding uncharacterized protein LOC134716742, with protein sequence MAEGAETAKRIAVVAMDGSKHSDIALNFYVQNVYKENDEVIAMYCVHHKAQHKYESKWMPVDPNIIVHKYHEETAKGEARSWWEGYAIGRRGSWSHHNEQNRRTRSQSGCCRFPRSRHPQAEDFGKC encoded by the exons atgGCCGAAGGGGCAGAAACTGCAAAAAGGATCGCTGTTGTGGCGATGGATGGAAGTAAACATTCAGATATAGCCTTAAATt tttatgtgcaaaatgtttataaagaaaatgatgagGTCATAGCGATGTACTGTGTTCATCATAAAGCACAACACAAATACGAGT CTAAGTGGATGCCGGTTGACCCTAATATTATTGTCCATAAATACCACGAAGAAACAGCCAAAGGAGAAGCAAGAA GTTGGTGGGAAGGTTATGCAATTGGAAGGAGGGGATCCTGGTCACACCATAATGAACAAAATCGAAGAACTCGGAGCCAGTCTGGTTGTTGTCGGTTCCCGAGGTCACGGCACCCTCAGGCGGAAGATTTTGGGAAGTGTTAG
- the LOC134716740 gene encoding fucolectin-4-like, which translates to MQSSTLVENANRPAISSLANDGSNEQNYMARGGPFCSHTLADEANYWWALDLGQEYNIITLTIYNRRDCCGNRFADFFIYIYNPQINTWTNFDDEQGQLCFFHNGAAPAVLNIACNRIIRGRFVKIFKEYKYSYNTDALTLCEVEIFADHTPDEGIFCKQKNKQAMVSLQQNLENATPIRCALYCRDSDNCLGFQMANGGRCSLFQTSMQVDGISDDYYERC; encoded by the exons ATGCAAAGCTCGACTTTAGTGGAGAATGCCAATCGACCAGCAATATCGTCTCTTGCTAATGATGGTAGCAATGAACAAAACTATATGGCTCGCGGCGGACCATTTTGCAGTCACACGCTAGCGGACGAGGCAAACTATTGGTGGGCACTTGATCTTGGACAAGAGTATAACATTATCACTTTAACAATATACAATAGAAGGGACTGCTGTG GTAATCGTTTTGCGGATTTCTTTATATACATCTACAACCCGCAAATCAACACATGGACAAATTTTGACGATGAACAAGGCCAGCTCTGTTTCTTTCATAATGGAGCGGCTCCAGCTGTACTAAATATTGCCTGCAATAGGATTATCCGTGGCagatttgtcaaaatatttaaggAGTATAAATATTCCTACAACACGGACGCGCTAACTCTGTGTGAAGTTGAAATATTTGCTGATCACACTCCTGATGAAG GAATATTCTGCAAGCAGAAAAATAAACAAGCAATGGTGAGTCTTCAACAGAATTTGGAAAATGCAACACCAATACGATGCGCCCTTTACTGTAGAGATTCTGATAACTGTCTTGGATTTCAGATGGCGAATGGTGGGCGATGTTCTTTGTTTCAAACAAGTATGCAAGTTGATGGTATTAGTGATGATTATTATGAACGATGCTGA